A single genomic interval of Helianthus annuus cultivar XRQ/B chromosome 13, HanXRQr2.0-SUNRISE, whole genome shotgun sequence harbors:
- the LOC110900574 gene encoding uncharacterized protein LOC110900574: MAWQTIRSHDIEVSWKDFVWFAQCIPKHAFLVWLIMRKKLMTQDKMLVWNQVRRKSMNMMCCLLCYKNIDSHGHLFFECEYSAQVWCKVRSHADMENIPPIWNNILSDMLQRRSSKLIANVVAKLCVAAAAYYIWRERNKRLFHNHARPPDMLAQEIIATVRYKLMGMKFKTSAQVTRMLDKWNIHGDAVFSSVDSTCPMNR, translated from the coding sequence ATGGCTTGGCAGACTATCAGATCTCATGATATTGAGGTTAGCTGGAAGGATTTTGTTTGGTTTGCGCAATGTATCCCTAAACATGCATTTCTTGTTTGGCTGATTATGAGGAAGAAGCTGATGACCCAAGataaaatgctcgtttggaaccAAGTTAGGAGAAAAAGTATGAACATGATGTGCTGCCTTCTTTGTTACAAGAACATTGACTCACATGGTCATCTTTTCTTTGAGTGTGAGTACTCGGCTCAAGTATGGTGCAAAGTTCGAAGTCACGCTGATATGGAGAATATTCCGCCGATTTGGAATAACATTTTAAGCGACATGCTCCAAAGAAGATCCTCCAAGTTGATCGCTAATGTAGTTGCTAAACTCTGTGTTGCTGCTGCCGCTTATTATATCTGGAGGGAACGGAACAAAAGGTTATTCCACAATCATGCTAGGCCCCCTGACATGTTAGCACAGGAAATAATAGCTACTGTTCGTTACAAGCTCATGGGAATGAAGTTCAAGACATCGGCTCAAGTGACAAGGATGTTGGATAAATGGAACATTCATGGGGATGCAGTGTTTTCTAGTGTTGATTCGACATGTCCTATGAATAGATAG